From Etheostoma cragini isolate CJK2018 chromosome 17, CSU_Ecrag_1.0, whole genome shotgun sequence, one genomic window encodes:
- the eif3s10 gene encoding eukaryotic translation initiation factor 3 subunit A isoform X3, whose product MPAYFQRPENALKRANEFLEVGKKQPALDVLYDVIKSKKHRTWQKIHEPIMLKYLELCVDLRKSHLAKEGLYQYKNICQQVNIKSLEDVVRAYLKLAEEKTETAKGESQQMVLDIEDLDNIQTPESVLLSAVSGEDTQDRTDRLLLTPWVKFLWESYRQCLDLLRNNSKVERLYHDIAQQAFKFCLQYTRKAEFRKLCDNLRMHLGQIQRHHNQSTAINLNNPESQSMHLETRLVQLDSAISMELWQEAFKAVEDIHGLFALSKKPPKPQLMANYYNKVSTVFWKSGNALFHACTLHRLYHLSREMRKNLTQDEMQRMSTRVLLATLSIPITPERTDIARLLDMDGIIVEKHRRLATLLGLQSPPTRQSLINDMVRFNLLQYVVPDIKELYNWIEVDFHPLKLCGRVTKVLNWVRDQAEKEADLQQYVPHLQSNTILRLLQQVAQIYQSIEFTRLASLVPFVDAFQLERSIVDAARHCDLQVRIDHTSRTLSFGSDLNYSTKEDAPVGPFLQNMPSEQIRNQLTAMSASLAKAIQVIRPASILQEREEQNQLAIAAYLKNARKDHQRILARRQTIEERKERLESLNIQREKEELEQREAELQKVRKAEEERLRLEAKEREKERIMQEHEQIKKKTVRERLEQIKKTELGAKAFKDIDIEDLEELDPDFIMAKQVEQLEKEKKELQERLKNQEKKIDYFERAKRLEEIPLIKKAYEEQRIKDMELWELQEEERISNMKVEREKALEHKKRMFRMLEDKENFLSKITAARSFIYEEKLKAFQERLVEERKKRLEERKKQRKEDRRNAFYRQKEEDAQRIHEEQLKKEREDRERLEQEQREEEEREYQERLRKLEEQERKQRARQQEIEERERRREEEKRVPPEEKVKDWGENEKQIEKEEGGGGWRKRTEGGESEWRRSVPDKEWRQEGREDDKEEREREGPFRRGEGFRRGGDDRGARRGFDDEKGPRRGGDEDRPLRRGVDEDRGPRRGFDDDRGPRRGGDEDRGPKRGFDDDRGSRRGFDDDRGSRRGMDDGPRRAGEDLKPWKPLGRPGGWREREKAREDSWGPPRDASEERDDAEGEGKSKDSLRDSRPVREESTWRRAGAEEGRSAWRDSRKEDTDRDDRRGGERRDDREQRPPARDQDEGVWRRGGVEKLEEKPGSRDREPEPDGEKGWRSDKDNLRRIKNETDDDGWTTVRR is encoded by the exons ATGCCGGCGTATTTTCAACGGCCAGAGAATGCTCTGAAACGAGCGAACG AGTTTCTTGAGGTTGGCAAGAAGCAGCCAGCTTTGGATGTTTTGTACGATGTCATCAAGAGCAAGAAACATCGAACATGGCAGAAGATCCACGAGCCCATCATGCTCAAGTACCTGGAGCTCTGCGTGGATCTGCGCAAGAGCCACCTGGCCAAGGAGGGTCTCTACCAGTACAAGAACATCTGCCAGCAG GTTAATATCAAATCTCTGGAGGATGTGGTAAGGGCTTACCTGAAGCTGGCTGAGGAGAAGACTGAGACAGCCAAGGGTGAGTCCCAGCAGATGGTCCTGGACATCGAGGATCTGGACAACATCCAGACTCCTGAAAG TGTTCTCCTGAGTGCTGTGAGTGGAGAGGACACTCAGGATCGTACTGATCGCCTGCTGCTCACTCCCTGGGTCAAGTTCCTGTGGGAGTCCTACCGCCAGTGCCTGGACCTGCTGCGGAACAACTCCAAGGTGGAGCGCCTGTACCATGACATTGCCCAGCAAG CATTTAAGTTCTGCCTTCAGTACACCCGTAAAGCCGAATTCCGCAAGCTGTGCGACAACCTGCGGATGCATCTGGGTCAGATCCAGCGCCACCACAACCAGAGCACCGCCATCAACCTGAACAACCCTGAAAGTCAGTCGATGCACCTGGAGACGCGTCTGGTGCAGCTGGACAGCGCCATTAGCATGGAGCTCTGGCAG GAAGCATTCAAGGCGGTCGAAGACATCCATGGCCTGTTTGCTCTTTCTAAGAAGCCTCCCAAACCCCAGTTGATGGCCAACTACTACAACAAGGTTTCTACTGTGTTCTGGAAATCTGGCAATGCTCTGTTCCACGCCTGCACCCTCCACCGGCTCTATCACCTCTCAAGGGAGATGCGTAAGAATCTGACCCAAGATGAGATGCAGAG GATGTCCACCAGAGTCCTCCTGGCCACACTGTCCATTCCAATCACCCCCGAGCGCACTGACATTGCTCGGCTGCTGGACATGGATGGCATCATCGTAGAAAAACACCGCAGGCTGGCTACCCTCCTGGGCCTGCAGTCTCCACCAACCCGGCAGAGTCTCATCAATGATATG gtGAGATTTAACTTGCTGCAGTATGTTGTACCTGACATAAAAGAACTTTACAACTGGATTGAAGTAGACTTCCATCCTCTGAAGCTGTGCGGAAGAGTGACCAAG GTGTTGAACTGGGTGAGAGACCAAGCTGAGAAGGAGGCTGATCTGCAGCAGTATGTCCCTCACTTGCAGAGTAATACCATCCTGAGACTCCTGCAACAG GTTGCACAAATCTATCAAAGCATTGAGTTCACCCGTCTGGCCTCCCTGGTTCCATTTGTGGATGCCTTCCAGCTGGAGCGCTCCATTGTAGATGCTGCGCGCCACTGTGATCTGCAG GTCCGTATAGACCACACCTCTCGGACTCTGAGCTTTGGCTCTGACCTGAACTACTCGACCAAAGAGGATGCCCCCGTTGGTCCTTTCCTGCAGAACATGCCCTCAGAGCAGATACGGAACCAGCTGACTGCCATGTCGGCTTCCTTGGCCAAGGCCATCCAAGTCATCAGGCCTGCCTCCATCCTG CAAGAGCGTGAGGAGCAGAACCAGCTGGCCATCGCCGCCTATCTGAAAAATGCTCGCAAGGATCATCAGCGCATCCTGGCTCGTAGACAGACAATTGAGGAGCGTAAGGAGCGTCTGGAGAGCCTGAACATTCAGCGTGAGAaggaggagctggagcagcGAGAAGCTGAGCTGCAGAAGGTACGCAAGGCTGAGGAGGAGCGTCTGCGTCTGGAGgccaaagagagggagaaggagcgCATCATGCAGGAGCATGAGCAGATCAAGAAAAAGACGGTCCGTGAACGTCTGGAGCAGATCAAGAAGACTGAACTTGGAGCCAAGGCTTTCAAggatattgatattgag GACCTGGAAGAGCTGGATCCTGACTTCATCATGGCCAAACAGGTGGAGCAGctagagaaggagaagaaggaactCCAGGAGCGTCTGAAGAACCAGGAGAAGAAG atTGACTACTTTGAGAGGGCAAAACGTCTTGAGGAGATTCCTCTCATCAAAAAGGCTTACGAGGAGCAGCGCATCAAGGACATGGAACTATGGGAGCTCCAGGAGGAAGAGAGG ATCAGTAACATGAAAGTTGAACGGGAGAAGGCTCTGGAGCACAAGAAGCGGATGTTCAGGATGTTGGAGGACAAAGAAAACTTCTTGTCCAAAATCACCGCTGCTCGTAGCTTCATTTATGAG gaaaaactgaaagCTTTCCAGGAGCGCTtggtggaggagaggaagaagcgCCTGGAAGAAAGGAAGAAGCAGCGCAAAGAGGACAGACGTAACGCTTTTTATcgtcaaaaagaagaagatgcaCAGCGTATCCATGAAGAGCAGCTCAAGAAAG AGCGGGAGGACCGTGAACGCCTGGaacaagagcagagagaggaggaggagagggagtaCCAGGAGCGTCTGCGCAAACTCGAGGAGCAGGAGCGGAAGCAGCGCGCTCGTCAACAGGAGATCGAGGAGCGAGAACGCCGCCgtgaggaggagaaaagagtcCCCCCAGAGGAGAAAGTCAAG GACTGGGGTGAGAATGAGAAGCAGAtagagaaggaggaaggaggaggaggatggaggaagCGCACGGAGGGAGGCGAATCAGAGTGGCGTCGTTCTGTGCCTGACAA GGAGTGGAGGCAGGAGGGCCGTGAGGATGACAAAGAGGAGCGCGAGAGAGAGGGGCCCTTCAGGCGAGGAGAAGGTTTCCGTAGGGGCGGAGACGACCGAGGCGCCCGTCGGGGCTTTGATGACGAAAAAGGCCCACGCCGTGGCGGGGATGAAGACCGTCCTCTACGCAGAGGGGTGGACGAGGACCGTGGTCCACGTAGAGGCTTTGATGATGACCGCGGCCCAAGGAGGGGTGGTGACGAAGACCGTGGCCCGAAGCGTGGCTTTGACGACGACCGCGGCTCCAGGCGTGGCTTTGATGACGACAGAGGTTCCCGTAGAG GCATGGATGATGGACCACGGCGTGCTGGCGAGGACCTCAAACCCTGGAAGCCGCTGGGCAGGCCTG GTGGTTGGCGTGAGCGAGAGAAGGCCCGAGAGGACAGCTGGGGTCCTCCCCGTGATGCCAGCGAGGAAAGAGATGATGCCGAAGGAGAGGGAAAATCCAAAGACAGCTTGAGAGACAGTCGTCCAGTCAG AGAGGAGTCTACTTGGAGGAGAGCAGGCGCAGAGGAAGGACGAAGCGCCTGGAGAGACTCCCGCAAAGAGGACACTGACCGAGACGATCGTCGTGGTGGCGAGCGCCGGGATGACCGTGAACAAAGACCCCCAGCCAGAGATCAGGATGAAG GAGTTTGGCGTCGTGGAGGTGTGGAGAAGCTGGAGGAGAAGCCCGGCA
- the eif3s10 gene encoding eukaryotic translation initiation factor 3 subunit A isoform X2: MPAYFQRPENALKRANEFLEVGKKQPALDVLYDVIKSKKHRTWQKIHEPIMLKYLELCVDLRKSHLAKEGLYQYKNICQQVNIKSLEDVVRAYLKLAEEKTETAKGESQQMVLDIEDLDNIQTPESVLLSAVSGEDTQDRTDRLLLTPWVKFLWESYRQCLDLLRNNSKVERLYHDIAQQAFKFCLQYTRKAEFRKLCDNLRMHLGQIQRHHNQSTAINLNNPESQSMHLETRLVQLDSAISMELWQEAFKAVEDIHGLFALSKKPPKPQLMANYYNKVSTVFWKSGNALFHACTLHRLYHLSREMRKNLTQDEMQRMSTRVLLATLSIPITPERTDIARLLDMDGIIVEKHRRLATLLGLQSPPTRQSLINDMVRFNLLQYVVPDIKELYNWIEVDFHPLKLCGRVTKVLNWVRDQAEKEADLQQYVPHLQSNTILRLLQQVAQIYQSIEFTRLASLVPFVDAFQLERSIVDAARHCDLQVRIDHTSRTLSFGSDLNYSTKEDAPVGPFLQNMPSEQIRNQLTAMSASLAKAIQVIRPASILQEREEQNQLAIAAYLKNARKDHQRILARRQTIEERKERLESLNIQREKEELEQREAELQKVRKAEEERLRLEAKEREKERIMQEHEQIKKKTVRERLEQIKKTELGAKAFKDIDIEDLEELDPDFIMAKQVEQLEKEKKELQERLKNQEKKIDYFERAKRLEEIPLIKKAYEEQRIKDMELWELQEEERISNMKVEREKALEHKKRMFRMLEDKENFLSKITAARSFIYEEKLKAFQERLVEERKKRLEERKKQRKEDRRNAFYRQKEEDAQRIHEEQLKKEREDRERLEQEQREEEEREYQERLRKLEEQERKQRARQQEIEERERRREEEKRVPPEEKVKDWGENEKQIEKEEGGGGWRKRTEGGESEWRRSVPDKEWRQEGREDDKEEREREGPFRRGEGFRRGGDDRGARRGFDDEKGPRRGGDEDRPLRRGVDEDRGPRRGFDDDRGSRRGFDDDRGSRRGTDDSWGPRRGGDDDRGGRRGMDDGPRRAGEDLKPWKPLGRPGGWREREKAREDSWGPPRDASEERDDAEGEGKSKDSLRDSRPVREESTWRRAGAEEGRSAWRDSRKEDTDRDDRRGGERRDDREQRPPARDQDEGVWRRGGVEKLEEKPGSRDREPEPDGEKGWRSDKDNLRRIKNETDDDGWTTVRR, encoded by the exons ATGCCGGCGTATTTTCAACGGCCAGAGAATGCTCTGAAACGAGCGAACG AGTTTCTTGAGGTTGGCAAGAAGCAGCCAGCTTTGGATGTTTTGTACGATGTCATCAAGAGCAAGAAACATCGAACATGGCAGAAGATCCACGAGCCCATCATGCTCAAGTACCTGGAGCTCTGCGTGGATCTGCGCAAGAGCCACCTGGCCAAGGAGGGTCTCTACCAGTACAAGAACATCTGCCAGCAG GTTAATATCAAATCTCTGGAGGATGTGGTAAGGGCTTACCTGAAGCTGGCTGAGGAGAAGACTGAGACAGCCAAGGGTGAGTCCCAGCAGATGGTCCTGGACATCGAGGATCTGGACAACATCCAGACTCCTGAAAG TGTTCTCCTGAGTGCTGTGAGTGGAGAGGACACTCAGGATCGTACTGATCGCCTGCTGCTCACTCCCTGGGTCAAGTTCCTGTGGGAGTCCTACCGCCAGTGCCTGGACCTGCTGCGGAACAACTCCAAGGTGGAGCGCCTGTACCATGACATTGCCCAGCAAG CATTTAAGTTCTGCCTTCAGTACACCCGTAAAGCCGAATTCCGCAAGCTGTGCGACAACCTGCGGATGCATCTGGGTCAGATCCAGCGCCACCACAACCAGAGCACCGCCATCAACCTGAACAACCCTGAAAGTCAGTCGATGCACCTGGAGACGCGTCTGGTGCAGCTGGACAGCGCCATTAGCATGGAGCTCTGGCAG GAAGCATTCAAGGCGGTCGAAGACATCCATGGCCTGTTTGCTCTTTCTAAGAAGCCTCCCAAACCCCAGTTGATGGCCAACTACTACAACAAGGTTTCTACTGTGTTCTGGAAATCTGGCAATGCTCTGTTCCACGCCTGCACCCTCCACCGGCTCTATCACCTCTCAAGGGAGATGCGTAAGAATCTGACCCAAGATGAGATGCAGAG GATGTCCACCAGAGTCCTCCTGGCCACACTGTCCATTCCAATCACCCCCGAGCGCACTGACATTGCTCGGCTGCTGGACATGGATGGCATCATCGTAGAAAAACACCGCAGGCTGGCTACCCTCCTGGGCCTGCAGTCTCCACCAACCCGGCAGAGTCTCATCAATGATATG gtGAGATTTAACTTGCTGCAGTATGTTGTACCTGACATAAAAGAACTTTACAACTGGATTGAAGTAGACTTCCATCCTCTGAAGCTGTGCGGAAGAGTGACCAAG GTGTTGAACTGGGTGAGAGACCAAGCTGAGAAGGAGGCTGATCTGCAGCAGTATGTCCCTCACTTGCAGAGTAATACCATCCTGAGACTCCTGCAACAG GTTGCACAAATCTATCAAAGCATTGAGTTCACCCGTCTGGCCTCCCTGGTTCCATTTGTGGATGCCTTCCAGCTGGAGCGCTCCATTGTAGATGCTGCGCGCCACTGTGATCTGCAG GTCCGTATAGACCACACCTCTCGGACTCTGAGCTTTGGCTCTGACCTGAACTACTCGACCAAAGAGGATGCCCCCGTTGGTCCTTTCCTGCAGAACATGCCCTCAGAGCAGATACGGAACCAGCTGACTGCCATGTCGGCTTCCTTGGCCAAGGCCATCCAAGTCATCAGGCCTGCCTCCATCCTG CAAGAGCGTGAGGAGCAGAACCAGCTGGCCATCGCCGCCTATCTGAAAAATGCTCGCAAGGATCATCAGCGCATCCTGGCTCGTAGACAGACAATTGAGGAGCGTAAGGAGCGTCTGGAGAGCCTGAACATTCAGCGTGAGAaggaggagctggagcagcGAGAAGCTGAGCTGCAGAAGGTACGCAAGGCTGAGGAGGAGCGTCTGCGTCTGGAGgccaaagagagggagaaggagcgCATCATGCAGGAGCATGAGCAGATCAAGAAAAAGACGGTCCGTGAACGTCTGGAGCAGATCAAGAAGACTGAACTTGGAGCCAAGGCTTTCAAggatattgatattgag GACCTGGAAGAGCTGGATCCTGACTTCATCATGGCCAAACAGGTGGAGCAGctagagaaggagaagaaggaactCCAGGAGCGTCTGAAGAACCAGGAGAAGAAG atTGACTACTTTGAGAGGGCAAAACGTCTTGAGGAGATTCCTCTCATCAAAAAGGCTTACGAGGAGCAGCGCATCAAGGACATGGAACTATGGGAGCTCCAGGAGGAAGAGAGG ATCAGTAACATGAAAGTTGAACGGGAGAAGGCTCTGGAGCACAAGAAGCGGATGTTCAGGATGTTGGAGGACAAAGAAAACTTCTTGTCCAAAATCACCGCTGCTCGTAGCTTCATTTATGAG gaaaaactgaaagCTTTCCAGGAGCGCTtggtggaggagaggaagaagcgCCTGGAAGAAAGGAAGAAGCAGCGCAAAGAGGACAGACGTAACGCTTTTTATcgtcaaaaagaagaagatgcaCAGCGTATCCATGAAGAGCAGCTCAAGAAAG AGCGGGAGGACCGTGAACGCCTGGaacaagagcagagagaggaggaggagagggagtaCCAGGAGCGTCTGCGCAAACTCGAGGAGCAGGAGCGGAAGCAGCGCGCTCGTCAACAGGAGATCGAGGAGCGAGAACGCCGCCgtgaggaggagaaaagagtcCCCCCAGAGGAGAAAGTCAAG GACTGGGGTGAGAATGAGAAGCAGAtagagaaggaggaaggaggaggaggatggaggaagCGCACGGAGGGAGGCGAATCAGAGTGGCGTCGTTCTGTGCCTGACAA GGAGTGGAGGCAGGAGGGCCGTGAGGATGACAAAGAGGAGCGCGAGAGAGAGGGGCCCTTCAGGCGAGGAGAAGGTTTCCGTAGGGGCGGAGACGACCGAGGCGCCCGTCGGGGCTTTGATGACGAAAAAGGCCCACGCCGTGGCGGGGATGAAGACCGTCCTCTACGCAGAGGGGTGGACGAGGACCGTGGTCCACGTAGAGGCTTTGAT GACGACCGCGGCTCCAGGCGTGGCTTTGATGACGACAGAGGTTCCCGTAGAGGCACGGACGACTCCTGGGGTCCCcgaagaggaggagatgatgACAGAGGTGGAAGGAGAGGCATGGATGATGGACCACGGCGTGCTGGCGAGGACCTCAAACCCTGGAAGCCGCTGGGCAGGCCTG GTGGTTGGCGTGAGCGAGAGAAGGCCCGAGAGGACAGCTGGGGTCCTCCCCGTGATGCCAGCGAGGAAAGAGATGATGCCGAAGGAGAGGGAAAATCCAAAGACAGCTTGAGAGACAGTCGTCCAGTCAG AGAGGAGTCTACTTGGAGGAGAGCAGGCGCAGAGGAAGGACGAAGCGCCTGGAGAGACTCCCGCAAAGAGGACACTGACCGAGACGATCGTCGTGGTGGCGAGCGCCGGGATGACCGTGAACAAAGACCCCCAGCCAGAGATCAGGATGAAG GAGTTTGGCGTCGTGGAGGTGTGGAGAAGCTGGAGGAGAAGCCCGGCA
- the eif3s10 gene encoding eukaryotic translation initiation factor 3 subunit A isoform X4, whose product MPAYFQRPENALKRANEFLEVGKKQPALDVLYDVIKSKKHRTWQKIHEPIMLKYLELCVDLRKSHLAKEGLYQYKNICQQVNIKSLEDVVRAYLKLAEEKTETAKGESQQMVLDIEDLDNIQTPESVLLSAVSGEDTQDRTDRLLLTPWVKFLWESYRQCLDLLRNNSKVERLYHDIAQQAFKFCLQYTRKAEFRKLCDNLRMHLGQIQRHHNQSTAINLNNPESQSMHLETRLVQLDSAISMELWQEAFKAVEDIHGLFALSKKPPKPQLMANYYNKVSTVFWKSGNALFHACTLHRLYHLSREMRKNLTQDEMQRMSTRVLLATLSIPITPERTDIARLLDMDGIIVEKHRRLATLLGLQSPPTRQSLINDMVRFNLLQYVVPDIKELYNWIEVDFHPLKLCGRVTKVLNWVRDQAEKEADLQQYVPHLQSNTILRLLQQVAQIYQSIEFTRLASLVPFVDAFQLERSIVDAARHCDLQVRIDHTSRTLSFGSDLNYSTKEDAPVGPFLQNMPSEQIRNQLTAMSASLAKAIQVIRPASILQEREEQNQLAIAAYLKNARKDHQRILARRQTIEERKERLESLNIQREKEELEQREAELQKVRKAEEERLRLEAKEREKERIMQEHEQIKKKTVRERLEQIKKTELGAKAFKDIDIEDLEELDPDFIMAKQVEQLEKEKKELQERLKNQEKKIDYFERAKRLEEIPLIKKAYEEQRIKDMELWELQEEERISNMKVEREKALEHKKRMFRMLEDKENFLSKITAARSFIYEEKLKAFQERLVEERKKRLEERKKQRKEDRRNAFYRQKEEDAQRIHEEQLKKEREDRERLEQEQREEEEREYQERLRKLEEQERKQRARQQEIEERERRREEEKRVPPEEKVKDWGENEKQIEKEEGGGGWRKRTEGGESEWRRSVPDKEWRQEGREDDKEEREREGPFRRGEGFRRGGDDRGARRGFDDEKGPRRGGDEDRPLRRGVDEDRGPRRGFDDDRGSRRGFDDDRGSRRGMDDGPRRAGEDLKPWKPLGRPGGWREREKAREDSWGPPRDASEERDDAEGEGKSKDSLRDSRPVREESTWRRAGAEEGRSAWRDSRKEDTDRDDRRGGERRDDREQRPPARDQDEGVWRRGGVEKLEEKPGSRDREPEPDGEKGWRSDKDNLRRIKNETDDDGWTTVRR is encoded by the exons ATGCCGGCGTATTTTCAACGGCCAGAGAATGCTCTGAAACGAGCGAACG AGTTTCTTGAGGTTGGCAAGAAGCAGCCAGCTTTGGATGTTTTGTACGATGTCATCAAGAGCAAGAAACATCGAACATGGCAGAAGATCCACGAGCCCATCATGCTCAAGTACCTGGAGCTCTGCGTGGATCTGCGCAAGAGCCACCTGGCCAAGGAGGGTCTCTACCAGTACAAGAACATCTGCCAGCAG GTTAATATCAAATCTCTGGAGGATGTGGTAAGGGCTTACCTGAAGCTGGCTGAGGAGAAGACTGAGACAGCCAAGGGTGAGTCCCAGCAGATGGTCCTGGACATCGAGGATCTGGACAACATCCAGACTCCTGAAAG TGTTCTCCTGAGTGCTGTGAGTGGAGAGGACACTCAGGATCGTACTGATCGCCTGCTGCTCACTCCCTGGGTCAAGTTCCTGTGGGAGTCCTACCGCCAGTGCCTGGACCTGCTGCGGAACAACTCCAAGGTGGAGCGCCTGTACCATGACATTGCCCAGCAAG CATTTAAGTTCTGCCTTCAGTACACCCGTAAAGCCGAATTCCGCAAGCTGTGCGACAACCTGCGGATGCATCTGGGTCAGATCCAGCGCCACCACAACCAGAGCACCGCCATCAACCTGAACAACCCTGAAAGTCAGTCGATGCACCTGGAGACGCGTCTGGTGCAGCTGGACAGCGCCATTAGCATGGAGCTCTGGCAG GAAGCATTCAAGGCGGTCGAAGACATCCATGGCCTGTTTGCTCTTTCTAAGAAGCCTCCCAAACCCCAGTTGATGGCCAACTACTACAACAAGGTTTCTACTGTGTTCTGGAAATCTGGCAATGCTCTGTTCCACGCCTGCACCCTCCACCGGCTCTATCACCTCTCAAGGGAGATGCGTAAGAATCTGACCCAAGATGAGATGCAGAG GATGTCCACCAGAGTCCTCCTGGCCACACTGTCCATTCCAATCACCCCCGAGCGCACTGACATTGCTCGGCTGCTGGACATGGATGGCATCATCGTAGAAAAACACCGCAGGCTGGCTACCCTCCTGGGCCTGCAGTCTCCACCAACCCGGCAGAGTCTCATCAATGATATG gtGAGATTTAACTTGCTGCAGTATGTTGTACCTGACATAAAAGAACTTTACAACTGGATTGAAGTAGACTTCCATCCTCTGAAGCTGTGCGGAAGAGTGACCAAG GTGTTGAACTGGGTGAGAGACCAAGCTGAGAAGGAGGCTGATCTGCAGCAGTATGTCCCTCACTTGCAGAGTAATACCATCCTGAGACTCCTGCAACAG GTTGCACAAATCTATCAAAGCATTGAGTTCACCCGTCTGGCCTCCCTGGTTCCATTTGTGGATGCCTTCCAGCTGGAGCGCTCCATTGTAGATGCTGCGCGCCACTGTGATCTGCAG GTCCGTATAGACCACACCTCTCGGACTCTGAGCTTTGGCTCTGACCTGAACTACTCGACCAAAGAGGATGCCCCCGTTGGTCCTTTCCTGCAGAACATGCCCTCAGAGCAGATACGGAACCAGCTGACTGCCATGTCGGCTTCCTTGGCCAAGGCCATCCAAGTCATCAGGCCTGCCTCCATCCTG CAAGAGCGTGAGGAGCAGAACCAGCTGGCCATCGCCGCCTATCTGAAAAATGCTCGCAAGGATCATCAGCGCATCCTGGCTCGTAGACAGACAATTGAGGAGCGTAAGGAGCGTCTGGAGAGCCTGAACATTCAGCGTGAGAaggaggagctggagcagcGAGAAGCTGAGCTGCAGAAGGTACGCAAGGCTGAGGAGGAGCGTCTGCGTCTGGAGgccaaagagagggagaaggagcgCATCATGCAGGAGCATGAGCAGATCAAGAAAAAGACGGTCCGTGAACGTCTGGAGCAGATCAAGAAGACTGAACTTGGAGCCAAGGCTTTCAAggatattgatattgag GACCTGGAAGAGCTGGATCCTGACTTCATCATGGCCAAACAGGTGGAGCAGctagagaaggagaagaaggaactCCAGGAGCGTCTGAAGAACCAGGAGAAGAAG atTGACTACTTTGAGAGGGCAAAACGTCTTGAGGAGATTCCTCTCATCAAAAAGGCTTACGAGGAGCAGCGCATCAAGGACATGGAACTATGGGAGCTCCAGGAGGAAGAGAGG ATCAGTAACATGAAAGTTGAACGGGAGAAGGCTCTGGAGCACAAGAAGCGGATGTTCAGGATGTTGGAGGACAAAGAAAACTTCTTGTCCAAAATCACCGCTGCTCGTAGCTTCATTTATGAG gaaaaactgaaagCTTTCCAGGAGCGCTtggtggaggagaggaagaagcgCCTGGAAGAAAGGAAGAAGCAGCGCAAAGAGGACAGACGTAACGCTTTTTATcgtcaaaaagaagaagatgcaCAGCGTATCCATGAAGAGCAGCTCAAGAAAG AGCGGGAGGACCGTGAACGCCTGGaacaagagcagagagaggaggaggagagggagtaCCAGGAGCGTCTGCGCAAACTCGAGGAGCAGGAGCGGAAGCAGCGCGCTCGTCAACAGGAGATCGAGGAGCGAGAACGCCGCCgtgaggaggagaaaagagtcCCCCCAGAGGAGAAAGTCAAG GACTGGGGTGAGAATGAGAAGCAGAtagagaaggaggaaggaggaggaggatggaggaagCGCACGGAGGGAGGCGAATCAGAGTGGCGTCGTTCTGTGCCTGACAA GGAGTGGAGGCAGGAGGGCCGTGAGGATGACAAAGAGGAGCGCGAGAGAGAGGGGCCCTTCAGGCGAGGAGAAGGTTTCCGTAGGGGCGGAGACGACCGAGGCGCCCGTCGGGGCTTTGATGACGAAAAAGGCCCACGCCGTGGCGGGGATGAAGACCGTCCTCTACGCAGAGGGGTGGACGAGGACCGTGGTCCACGTAGAGGCTTTGAT GACGACCGCGGCTCCAGGCGTGGCTTTGATGACGACAGAGGTTCCCGTAGAG GCATGGATGATGGACCACGGCGTGCTGGCGAGGACCTCAAACCCTGGAAGCCGCTGGGCAGGCCTG GTGGTTGGCGTGAGCGAGAGAAGGCCCGAGAGGACAGCTGGGGTCCTCCCCGTGATGCCAGCGAGGAAAGAGATGATGCCGAAGGAGAGGGAAAATCCAAAGACAGCTTGAGAGACAGTCGTCCAGTCAG AGAGGAGTCTACTTGGAGGAGAGCAGGCGCAGAGGAAGGACGAAGCGCCTGGAGAGACTCCCGCAAAGAGGACACTGACCGAGACGATCGTCGTGGTGGCGAGCGCCGGGATGACCGTGAACAAAGACCCCCAGCCAGAGATCAGGATGAAG GAGTTTGGCGTCGTGGAGGTGTGGAGAAGCTGGAGGAGAAGCCCGGCA